A genomic window from Pyxicephalus adspersus chromosome 2, UCB_Pads_2.0, whole genome shotgun sequence includes:
- the MYBPC1 gene encoding myosin-binding protein C, slow-type isoform X15: MPEPTKNTGSTFTEQQKTVHVAGGSRTEITTQTVKTGVQVKFQDGKTEKTVSQTEHTKRTVIVDDKVTHQEEFSVVSGDSKVKLSHKEEGKSAERAALPPPPAAVEAEEDQKHIEIPEKVTEPSQNKDTEHEKAKGHPDDADKKDDSQRSVLFTEKPSSGTVSVGGDIKFIAKVEAKDLLRKPIVKWLKGKWMDLASKAGKHLQLKDTFDRVNKIYTFEMQIIKAKENYAGNYRCEVTYKDKFDSCSFDLEVIAAPDASQTLDIRSAFKRSGEGQEDAGELDFSGLLKRREVKPEEGPEIDVWEILKNASPNEYEKIAFQYGITDLRGMLKRLKRMRREEKKSAAFSKKLDPAYQIDKGGRVRFVVELADPTVELKWYKNGQEIRPSTKYIFEHKGNQRILFINNCTLADDAAYQVCAGDEKCSTELFVREPPVLVTKELENVSTYCGERVEMECEVSDAEANVKWFKNGVELLNEPRSRYRLKVDGKRHILIIDEADRGDSATYSVMTTGGQSAAQLQVDLRPLKILQPLTDMTVNLGKEIHLKCEISENVPGKWYRNGQVIYGSDRVKLFHKGRNHRLIIESALVEDEGDYAFVPDLYLINIPANVHVIDPPRIHFDSLNYPDNTVVVVAGTKLRLEVPVTGEPAPKIIWSRGDKWITDLSGRIRAESFPDHGLLVIDCAEKEDTGTYRIMVKNEAGEAVAHIKIKVVDIPDAPLAPEVTEVGEDWCTMKWDPPSYDGGCPILGYFIERKKKQSSRWMRLNFDLCKDTSFEPKKMIEGVAYEVRVFAVNSIGISKPSLPSKPFVPLAVTSAPTMLTVDGVTDTTVTMKWRPPDHIGAAGLDGYVIEYCFEGGGNEKHEKPEFTDSEMEALVDCVSKCGSQICGALSAKTTKAEKSKIWADIQAKVNAIGGNNRSIADLKKQWNALKKQTKDKLEENKKDNIVENENVPESAVKLSPLEKRVEDLIDLEQLEGTPGIEEDIEDDVPGGGEADKPKFTDEELNALVDNIAKLGPQIFGAQTDAAAKDKLWADIQKQINAVGGNNMSIDDIKKAWKNLKRQTKKKLDHNKTQKLLESKGEIPNFVDLTSIEKRVEVILQIKEIDSEDFREEPDEAEEWIVANPDLTDKTRFTITGLPTGSRIYVRVKSVNAAGQSEPRVHPQPILVKEVIVPPKIRLPRHLKQTYIRKVGEAVNLVIPFQGKPRPKVSWKKNGSHVDKTQISIRNTECDTILFIRKAERSHSGKYDLKVKVENLQDKASIFIQIVDKPGPPQSVSIEEVWGENVALEWKPPLDNGNAAITGYTIQKADKKTMEWFTVLEHYHRNSATISDLVIGNEYYFRIFSENMCGLSDTATRTPNSALIEKEGKPYKRPDYQDFNFTEAPQFTHPLINTVAIAGYNCTLNCSVRGNPKPKITWMKNRVVIENDPRYRMFSNQSVCTLEIRKPSPYDGGTYTCRAVNDLGEAEVDCKLEVKGGVTFFRLLMQGVPLSVIDSYLRERNASKQERA; the protein is encoded by the exons GGCATCCAGATGATGCGGACAAGAAGGATGATTCTCAACGATCAGTCTTATTTACTGAGAAACCCAGTAGTGGAACAGTGAGTGTGG GAGGTGACATTAAGTTTATAGCAAAAGTGGAAGCAAAGGATCTTCTCCGTAAACCCATTGTGAAATGGTTGAAAGGGAAATGGATGGACTTAGCAAGTAAAGCTGGAAAGCATCTTCAGCTAAAAGACACATTTGACCGTGTTAATAAG aTATACACATTTGAAATGCAAATTATAAAGGCAAAGGAAAACTATGCTGGAAACTACAGATGTGAAGTAACGTATAAAGATAAATTTGACAGCTGCTCATTTGATCTTGAAGTTATCG CCGCCCCAGATGCCTCTCAAACTCTGGACATTAGATCTGCATTTAAAAGAAG TGGTGAAGGACAAGAAGATGCAGGAGAGCTTGACTTTAGTGGTCTCCTGAAACGTAG AGAGGTTAAGCCAGAAGAAGGTCCAGAGATAGATGTGTGGGAGATTCTGAAGAATGCAAGTCCCAATGAATATGAGAAGATTGCATTTCAGTATGGTATCACTGACCTGAGGGGGATGCTGAAAAGGCTGAAACGTATGCGCAGAGAGGAGAAGAAAAGTGCAG CTTTTTCCAAGAAATTGGATCCTGCTTATCAGATTGACAAAGGAGGGCGTGTAAGATTTGTTGTTGAGCTTGCAGATCCAACTGTGGAGCTTAAATGGTATAAAAATGGTCAGGAGATACGACCAAGTACCAA gtaCATATTTGAACATAAAGGAAACCAaagaatactgtttattaataactgCACATTGGCAGATGATGCTGCCTACCAAGTGTGTGCTGGAGATGAAAAGTGCTCTACAGAATTGTTTGTCAGAG AACCACCAGTGCTGGTCACAAAAGAGCTGGAGAATGTTAGCACGTACTGTGGAGAAAGAGTGGAGATGGAGTGTGAGGTATCTGATGCAGAAGCCAATGTAAAATG GTTTAAAAATGGTGTGGAGCTTTTGAATGAACCAAGGTCAAGGTACAGACTAAAGGTTGACGGCAAAAGGCACATACTAATTATAGATGAAGCAGACAGAGGTGACTCAGCCACCTATTCTGTGATGACCACaggaggacagtcagcagctcaACTCCAAGTTGACT TGCGGCCATTGAAAATATTACAACCCCTGACCGATATGACTGTGAATCTTGGCAAAGAAATTCATTTGAAATGTGAAATCTCTGAAAACGTTCCTGGAAAGTGGTATAGAAATGGTCAAGTTATTTATGGCAGTGATCGTGTAAAGCTATTTCATAAGGGAAG gaatcACAGATTAATTATAGAAAGTGCCCTAGTTGAAGATGAAGGCGACTATGCATTTGTTCCTGATCTTTACCTAATAAATATTCCAGCCAATGTGCATGTCATTG ATCCTCCAAGAATTCATTTTGATTCTCTTAATTACCCGGATAATACTGTAGTAGTTGTGGCAGGAACAAAATTGCGGCTTGAGGTGCCAGTTACTGGTGAACCTGCACCTAAAATTATCTGGAGTAGAGGAGATAAG TGGATCACAGATCTCAGTGGTCGTATAAGGGCAGAGTCCTTCCCAGATCATGGACTTCTAGTTATTGACTGTGCTGAGAAGGAAGATACTGGAACATACAGGATTATGGTGAAGAATGAAGCAGGTGAAGCTGTAGCTCACATCAAAATAAAGGTTGTTG ATATCCCTGATGCACCGTTAGCTCCTGAAGTAACTGAGGTTGGAGAGGACTGGTGTACAATGAAATGGGACCCACCATCATACGATGGAGGATGCCCTATTTTGG GCTATTTTATTGAGAGAAAGAAGAAGCAAAGCTCAAGGTGGATGAGATTAAATTTTGACTTATGTAAGGATACCTCTTTTGAAcccaaaaaaatgattgaagGTGTGGCGTATGAAGTCCGGGTTTTTGCTGTCAACTCAATAGGGATTTCTAAACCAAGCCTACCCTCCAAGCCATTTGTACCATTAG CTGTCACAAGTGCACCAACCATGTTGACTGTGGATGGAGTGACTGATACCACAGTGACAATGAAATGGAGACCCCCTGACCACATTGGTGCTGCAGGGTTAGATGGTTATGTAATTGAGTACTGCTTTGAAGGAG GAGGAAATGAGAAGCACGAAAAACCTGAATTTACAGATTCGGAGATGGAAGCATTAGTTGATTGTGTGTCTAAGTGCGGCTCACAAATCTGTGGTGCTTTGTCTGCTAAAACCACCAAAGCTGAGAAGAGTAAGATATGGGCAGATATTCAAGCCAAGGTTAATGCCATAGGGGGCAACAACAGGTCCATTGCagacttaaaaaaacaatggaatgctctgaaaaagcaaacaaaggataaactggaagaaaataaaaaagacaatattgtGGAGAATGAAAATGTTCCTGAATCTGCTGTGAAACTGTCTCCCCTGGAAAAACGTGTGGAGGACTTGATAGACCTTGAGCAGTTGGAGGGAACTCCTGGAATTGAAGAAGATATTGAAGATGATGTTCCCGGAG GAGGAGAAGCAGACAAGCCAAAATTTACAGATGAGGAATTGAACGCTTTAGTGGATAATATTGCCAAACTTGGGCCCCAGATCTTTGGAGCCCAGACTGATGCTGCAGCTAAGGACAAATTGTGGGCAGATATCCAAAAGCAAATAAATGCTGTAGGGGGCAATAACATGTCAATTGATGATATAAAGAAAGCATGGAAAAACCTCAAAcgacaaacaaagaaaaagttggaccataacaaaacccaaaaattattggAAAGTAAAGGAGAAATACCCAATTTTGTTGACCTGACATCCATAGAAAAGCGTGTGGAGGTTATATTACAAATTAAAGAAATTGACTCTGAGGACTTCCGTGAAGAACCAGATGAAG cgGAGGAATGGATTGTTGCAAATCCTGACCTGACAGATAAGACAAGGTTCACAATTACTGGGCTGCCAACAGGTTCCAGAATCTATGTCAGGGTTAAATCAGTGAATGCTGCAGGTCAGAGTGAGCCCAGAGTACATCCTCAGCCGATCTTAGTAAAAGAGGTCATAG tacctCCCAAGATTCGACTTCCACGACATCTAAAACAAACCTATATTCGAAAAGTTGGAGAAGCTGTAAACCTTGTAATACCTTTTCAG ggaaaaCCCAGACCCAAAGTATCTTGGAAAAAGAATGGATCACATGTGGACAAAACACAAATAAGCATCCGCAATACTGAATGTGATACTATTCTTTTCATCCGGAAAGCTGAGAGAAGTCATTCTGGAAAATATGATTTGAAGGTGAAAGTTGAAAACCTACAAGATAAGGCATCAATCTTCATTCAGATTGTTG ATAAACCTGGACCTCCCCAATCTGTTAGTATTGAAGAAGTGTGGGGGGAGAACGTTGCACTAGAATGGAAACCACCATTAGACAATGGCAATGCAGCAATCACAGGATACACCATACAGAAAGCAGACAAGAAGACCATG GAATGGTTCACAGTGTTGGAGCACTACCATAGAAACAGTGCAACCATATCAGATCTTGTGATAGGAAACGAGTACTATTTCCGTATTTTCTCTGAAAATATGTGTGGCCTTAGTGACACAGCAACCAGGACCCCAAATTCTGCACTTATTGAGAAGGAAG GGAAACCGTATAAGCGTCCAGACTATCAAGATTTCAACTTCACTGAAGCACCTCAGTTTACTCACCCATTAATAAATACAGTAGCCATTGCTGGATACAATTGTACATTGAATTGCAGTGTTCGTGGAAATCCAAAG CCTAAAATTACTTGGATGAAAAATAGAGTGGTAATTGAGAATGACCCCAGATACAGGATGTTTAGCAACCAAAGTGTATGCACACTGGAGATACGTAAGCCAAGCCCCTATGATGGAGGCACATACACCTGCAGAGCAGTCAATGACCTGGGTGAGGCTGAAGTTGACTGCAAGCTTGAAGTAAAAG GTGGGGTTACCTTTTTCCGCCTTCTAATGCAAGGTGTGCCTTTGTCTGTCATCGATTCTTACTTGCGTGAACGGAATGCCAGTAAGCAGGAAAGAGCATGA
- the MYBPC1 gene encoding myosin-binding protein C, slow-type isoform X12: MPEPTKNTGSTFTEQQKTVHVAGGSRTEITTQTVKTGVQVKFQDGKTEKTVSQTEHTKRTVIVDDKVTHQEEFSVVSGDSKVKLSHKEEGKSAERAALPPPPAAVEAEEDQKHIEIPEKVTEPSQNKDTEHEKAKEEKKPKEKEHENAKGHPDDADKKDDSQRSVLFTEKPSSGTVSVGGDIKFIAKVEAKDLLRKPIVKWLKGKWMDLASKAGKHLQLKDTFDRVNKIYTFEMQIIKAKENYAGNYRCEVTYKDKFDSCSFDLEVIAAPDASQTLDIRSAFKRSGEGQEDAGELDFSGLLKRREVKPEEGPEIDVWEILKNASPNEYEKIAFQYGITDLRGMLKRLKRMRREEKKSAAFSKKLDPAYQIDKGGRVRFVVELADPTVELKWYKNGQEIRPSTKYIFEHKGNQRILFINNCTLADDAAYQVCAGDEKCSTELFVREPPVLVTKELENVSTYCGERVEMECEVSDAEANVKWFKNGVELLNEPRSRYRLKVDGKRHILIIDEADRGDSATYSVMTTGGQSAAQLQVDLRPLKILQPLTDMTVNLGKEIHLKCEISENVPGKWYRNGQVIYGSDRVKLFHKGRNHRLIIESALVEDEGDYAFVPDLYLINIPANVHVIDPPRIHFDSLNYPDNTVVVVAGTKLRLEVPVTGEPAPKIIWSRGDKWITDLSGRIRAESFPDHGLLVIDCAEKEDTGTYRIMVKNEAGEAVAHIKIKVVDIPDAPLAPEVTEVGEDWCTMKWDPPSYDGGCPILGYFIERKKKQSSRWMRLNFDLCKDTSFEPKKMIEGVAYEVRVFAVNSIGISKPSLPSKPFVPLAVTSAPTMLTVDGVTDTTVTMKWRPPDHIGAAGLDGYVIEYCFEGGGNEKHEKPEFTDSEMEALVDCVSKCGSQICGALSAKTTKAEKSKIWADIQAKVNAIGGNNRSIADLKKQWNALKKQTKDKLEENKKDNIVENENVPESAVKLSPLEKRVEDLIDLEQLEGTPGIEEDIEDDVPGGGEADKPKFTDEELNALVDNIAKLGPQIFGAQTDAAAKDKLWADIQKQINAVGGNNMSIDDIKKAWKNLKRQTKKKLDHNKTQKLLESKGEIPNFVDLTSIEKRVEVILQIKEIDSEDFREEPDEAEEWIVANPDLTDKTRFTITGLPTGSRIYVRVKSVNAAGQSEPRVHPQPILVKEVIVPPKIRLPRHLKQTYIRKVGEAVNLVIPFQGKPRPKVSWKKNGSHVDKTQISIRNTECDTILFIRKAERSHSGKYDLKVKVENLQDKASIFIQIVDKPGPPQSVSIEEVWGENVALEWKPPLDNGNAAITGYTIQKADKKTMEWFTVLEHYHRNSATISDLVIGNEYYFRIFSENMCGLSDTATRTPNSALIEKEGKPYKRPDYQDFNFTEAPQFTHPLINTVAIAGYNCTLNCSVRGNPKPKITWMKNRVVIENDPRYRMFSNQSVCTLEIRKPSPYDGGTYTCRAVNDLGEAEVDCKLEVKGGVTFFRLLMQGVPLSVIDSYLRERNASKQERA; the protein is encoded by the exons GGCATCCAGATGATGCGGACAAGAAGGATGATTCTCAACGATCAGTCTTATTTACTGAGAAACCCAGTAGTGGAACAGTGAGTGTGG GAGGTGACATTAAGTTTATAGCAAAAGTGGAAGCAAAGGATCTTCTCCGTAAACCCATTGTGAAATGGTTGAAAGGGAAATGGATGGACTTAGCAAGTAAAGCTGGAAAGCATCTTCAGCTAAAAGACACATTTGACCGTGTTAATAAG aTATACACATTTGAAATGCAAATTATAAAGGCAAAGGAAAACTATGCTGGAAACTACAGATGTGAAGTAACGTATAAAGATAAATTTGACAGCTGCTCATTTGATCTTGAAGTTATCG CCGCCCCAGATGCCTCTCAAACTCTGGACATTAGATCTGCATTTAAAAGAAG TGGTGAAGGACAAGAAGATGCAGGAGAGCTTGACTTTAGTGGTCTCCTGAAACGTAG AGAGGTTAAGCCAGAAGAAGGTCCAGAGATAGATGTGTGGGAGATTCTGAAGAATGCAAGTCCCAATGAATATGAGAAGATTGCATTTCAGTATGGTATCACTGACCTGAGGGGGATGCTGAAAAGGCTGAAACGTATGCGCAGAGAGGAGAAGAAAAGTGCAG CTTTTTCCAAGAAATTGGATCCTGCTTATCAGATTGACAAAGGAGGGCGTGTAAGATTTGTTGTTGAGCTTGCAGATCCAACTGTGGAGCTTAAATGGTATAAAAATGGTCAGGAGATACGACCAAGTACCAA gtaCATATTTGAACATAAAGGAAACCAaagaatactgtttattaataactgCACATTGGCAGATGATGCTGCCTACCAAGTGTGTGCTGGAGATGAAAAGTGCTCTACAGAATTGTTTGTCAGAG AACCACCAGTGCTGGTCACAAAAGAGCTGGAGAATGTTAGCACGTACTGTGGAGAAAGAGTGGAGATGGAGTGTGAGGTATCTGATGCAGAAGCCAATGTAAAATG GTTTAAAAATGGTGTGGAGCTTTTGAATGAACCAAGGTCAAGGTACAGACTAAAGGTTGACGGCAAAAGGCACATACTAATTATAGATGAAGCAGACAGAGGTGACTCAGCCACCTATTCTGTGATGACCACaggaggacagtcagcagctcaACTCCAAGTTGACT TGCGGCCATTGAAAATATTACAACCCCTGACCGATATGACTGTGAATCTTGGCAAAGAAATTCATTTGAAATGTGAAATCTCTGAAAACGTTCCTGGAAAGTGGTATAGAAATGGTCAAGTTATTTATGGCAGTGATCGTGTAAAGCTATTTCATAAGGGAAG gaatcACAGATTAATTATAGAAAGTGCCCTAGTTGAAGATGAAGGCGACTATGCATTTGTTCCTGATCTTTACCTAATAAATATTCCAGCCAATGTGCATGTCATTG ATCCTCCAAGAATTCATTTTGATTCTCTTAATTACCCGGATAATACTGTAGTAGTTGTGGCAGGAACAAAATTGCGGCTTGAGGTGCCAGTTACTGGTGAACCTGCACCTAAAATTATCTGGAGTAGAGGAGATAAG TGGATCACAGATCTCAGTGGTCGTATAAGGGCAGAGTCCTTCCCAGATCATGGACTTCTAGTTATTGACTGTGCTGAGAAGGAAGATACTGGAACATACAGGATTATGGTGAAGAATGAAGCAGGTGAAGCTGTAGCTCACATCAAAATAAAGGTTGTTG ATATCCCTGATGCACCGTTAGCTCCTGAAGTAACTGAGGTTGGAGAGGACTGGTGTACAATGAAATGGGACCCACCATCATACGATGGAGGATGCCCTATTTTGG GCTATTTTATTGAGAGAAAGAAGAAGCAAAGCTCAAGGTGGATGAGATTAAATTTTGACTTATGTAAGGATACCTCTTTTGAAcccaaaaaaatgattgaagGTGTGGCGTATGAAGTCCGGGTTTTTGCTGTCAACTCAATAGGGATTTCTAAACCAAGCCTACCCTCCAAGCCATTTGTACCATTAG CTGTCACAAGTGCACCAACCATGTTGACTGTGGATGGAGTGACTGATACCACAGTGACAATGAAATGGAGACCCCCTGACCACATTGGTGCTGCAGGGTTAGATGGTTATGTAATTGAGTACTGCTTTGAAGGAG GAGGAAATGAGAAGCACGAAAAACCTGAATTTACAGATTCGGAGATGGAAGCATTAGTTGATTGTGTGTCTAAGTGCGGCTCACAAATCTGTGGTGCTTTGTCTGCTAAAACCACCAAAGCTGAGAAGAGTAAGATATGGGCAGATATTCAAGCCAAGGTTAATGCCATAGGGGGCAACAACAGGTCCATTGCagacttaaaaaaacaatggaatgctctgaaaaagcaaacaaaggataaactggaagaaaataaaaaagacaatattgtGGAGAATGAAAATGTTCCTGAATCTGCTGTGAAACTGTCTCCCCTGGAAAAACGTGTGGAGGACTTGATAGACCTTGAGCAGTTGGAGGGAACTCCTGGAATTGAAGAAGATATTGAAGATGATGTTCCCGGAG GAGGAGAAGCAGACAAGCCAAAATTTACAGATGAGGAATTGAACGCTTTAGTGGATAATATTGCCAAACTTGGGCCCCAGATCTTTGGAGCCCAGACTGATGCTGCAGCTAAGGACAAATTGTGGGCAGATATCCAAAAGCAAATAAATGCTGTAGGGGGCAATAACATGTCAATTGATGATATAAAGAAAGCATGGAAAAACCTCAAAcgacaaacaaagaaaaagttggaccataacaaaacccaaaaattattggAAAGTAAAGGAGAAATACCCAATTTTGTTGACCTGACATCCATAGAAAAGCGTGTGGAGGTTATATTACAAATTAAAGAAATTGACTCTGAGGACTTCCGTGAAGAACCAGATGAAG cgGAGGAATGGATTGTTGCAAATCCTGACCTGACAGATAAGACAAGGTTCACAATTACTGGGCTGCCAACAGGTTCCAGAATCTATGTCAGGGTTAAATCAGTGAATGCTGCAGGTCAGAGTGAGCCCAGAGTACATCCTCAGCCGATCTTAGTAAAAGAGGTCATAG tacctCCCAAGATTCGACTTCCACGACATCTAAAACAAACCTATATTCGAAAAGTTGGAGAAGCTGTAAACCTTGTAATACCTTTTCAG ggaaaaCCCAGACCCAAAGTATCTTGGAAAAAGAATGGATCACATGTGGACAAAACACAAATAAGCATCCGCAATACTGAATGTGATACTATTCTTTTCATCCGGAAAGCTGAGAGAAGTCATTCTGGAAAATATGATTTGAAGGTGAAAGTTGAAAACCTACAAGATAAGGCATCAATCTTCATTCAGATTGTTG ATAAACCTGGACCTCCCCAATCTGTTAGTATTGAAGAAGTGTGGGGGGAGAACGTTGCACTAGAATGGAAACCACCATTAGACAATGGCAATGCAGCAATCACAGGATACACCATACAGAAAGCAGACAAGAAGACCATG GAATGGTTCACAGTGTTGGAGCACTACCATAGAAACAGTGCAACCATATCAGATCTTGTGATAGGAAACGAGTACTATTTCCGTATTTTCTCTGAAAATATGTGTGGCCTTAGTGACACAGCAACCAGGACCCCAAATTCTGCACTTATTGAGAAGGAAG GGAAACCGTATAAGCGTCCAGACTATCAAGATTTCAACTTCACTGAAGCACCTCAGTTTACTCACCCATTAATAAATACAGTAGCCATTGCTGGATACAATTGTACATTGAATTGCAGTGTTCGTGGAAATCCAAAG CCTAAAATTACTTGGATGAAAAATAGAGTGGTAATTGAGAATGACCCCAGATACAGGATGTTTAGCAACCAAAGTGTATGCACACTGGAGATACGTAAGCCAAGCCCCTATGATGGAGGCACATACACCTGCAGAGCAGTCAATGACCTGGGTGAGGCTGAAGTTGACTGCAAGCTTGAAGTAAAAG GTGGGGTTACCTTTTTCCGCCTTCTAATGCAAGGTGTGCCTTTGTCTGTCATCGATTCTTACTTGCGTGAACGGAATGCCAGTAAGCAGGAAAGAGCATGA